In a genomic window of Thermodesulfobacteriota bacterium:
- a CDS encoding PAS domain S-box protein — protein MREEVFRLFDDLVNEIYVCDAGSRLLLYANNTALENLGYSPDEVKGFAPSDIKRGLSPEYIDMLFSRLTENPEGTVRFPTFHHRKDGSHYPVEVEMKLSTLAGDPVFLVSALDITGKTLTEERLKKTLEDLSRLNSHEAVINLVTQAVHKSIDLDEVIENAVEALSQNMETVETVCIYLREGDEAVMKAYRGYPEWFIKRVSKIPYPKGFTWKTMMEGKMIYVPDTENDTVMGPAGRELGTRSYLSIPLKSEGKSVGVININSRETYAFGAGELSVFEIVSRQIEIAINNARFTESILESERDLEEKVEQLSKKEQYEKIINIVTQSVYSSIDPAEIMENAVSVMGENIAYVDMVQIFLVDGDDAVMQSYWGHPDWLAEKLAKIPYPKGLTWRTIIEDSTFVVPDTDEDTAIGPAGRAAGIKSYVSMPLRMGTRTIGCIGINSFTKNVFFEDEVKLLEIIKTQIETAMLNARHVEALKYSEERYQTLTEVSPLGIFQTDAKGKVIYVNQSFCDITGMSRAEIYGSSRPTWLHPDDRESVLRLWKETSSAGKEFKSEYRYRKTDGSAVWAAVQAQPLKSGDGRIDGYVGTVSDITERKLSEEKIRFQASLLDQVRNTVIATDLDGEIIYWNKFAEELIHWKEDEVLGRHIREISLPRLDDENAWDIMRRLRTTGHWEGELVTKRKDGTTFPTHVVSTEIKNDSGEVIGYVGVGTDITEKKSLEAMLLRTQRLESIGMLAGGIAHDLNNILQPILMSIGLLKSGKSEAANERTLDVLEANARRGADLIRQVLSFARGIHSEKQTIIMKCLLDDIASIIHETFQKNIEVSLSSPQDLWNISGNYTQMHQVALNICLNARDAMPEGGRLSLTAENVRRKGGPDDRMHGLPPGNYVLLKIEDTGCGIEPQIIDKIFDPFFTTKEPDKGTGLGLATAYGIVNEHGGAIHVESVPGKGSAFYVYLPAIEPDGRESEDARPEHDSITGRGETVLVVDDEKAILDITSSVLEEFGYDVLTAEDGRKALEIVDGGQKHIDAAIVDMMMPVMNGTQVVKALKERLPGLKIISVSGYQKEHELISVEDNLIDAFLPKPFSAETLLRTLSGVMGRNV, from the coding sequence ATGCGAGAGGAGGTTTTCCGTCTCTTCGACGACCTCGTCAACGAGATATACGTGTGCGACGCCGGGAGCAGGCTGCTCCTTTACGCCAACAACACGGCTCTCGAGAACCTCGGCTACAGCCCCGACGAGGTGAAGGGATTCGCTCCGTCCGATATAAAAAGAGGGCTTTCCCCGGAATATATCGACATGCTGTTTTCGAGGCTGACCGAAAACCCCGAGGGCACGGTAAGGTTCCCGACGTTTCACCACAGAAAAGACGGCTCGCACTATCCCGTAGAGGTCGAGATGAAGCTCTCGACACTCGCCGGCGACCCGGTCTTCCTGGTGTCCGCTCTCGACATAACCGGAAAGACCCTCACCGAGGAGCGGCTCAAGAAGACGCTCGAAGACCTGTCCAGGCTCAACAGCCACGAGGCCGTGATAAACCTCGTGACCCAGGCGGTCCACAAATCGATCGACCTCGACGAGGTCATCGAAAACGCCGTCGAAGCGCTCTCTCAGAACATGGAGACCGTGGAGACCGTCTGCATATACCTCAGGGAAGGCGACGAGGCGGTGATGAAGGCCTACAGGGGATATCCCGAATGGTTTATAAAACGCGTCAGCAAGATCCCGTACCCGAAGGGGTTCACGTGGAAAACGATGATGGAAGGTAAGATGATCTACGTCCCCGACACGGAGAACGACACCGTAATGGGGCCTGCGGGCAGAGAGCTCGGGACCAGGAGCTATCTGTCCATACCGCTTAAGTCCGAAGGGAAATCCGTAGGCGTGATCAATATAAATTCCAGGGAGACGTACGCATTCGGGGCCGGCGAGCTGAGTGTGTTCGAGATAGTTTCGAGGCAGATAGAGATAGCGATAAACAACGCCAGGTTCACCGAATCGATACTGGAATCGGAAAGGGATCTCGAAGAGAAGGTCGAGCAGCTATCGAAGAAAGAACAGTACGAGAAGATAATCAACATCGTGACGCAGAGCGTCTACAGCTCCATAGACCCGGCGGAGATCATGGAGAACGCCGTCAGCGTGATGGGAGAGAATATAGCGTACGTCGACATGGTGCAGATATTCCTTGTCGACGGGGACGATGCGGTGATGCAATCCTACTGGGGACACCCGGACTGGCTCGCCGAGAAGCTGGCGAAAATCCCCTACCCGAAGGGCCTTACGTGGAGAACCATAATCGAGGACTCGACGTTCGTCGTCCCGGACACGGACGAGGACACGGCCATAGGGCCGGCGGGCAGGGCGGCCGGGATAAAAAGCTACGTCTCCATGCCGCTCAGGATGGGAACGAGGACGATAGGATGCATCGGCATAAACTCGTTCACCAAAAACGTATTTTTCGAAGACGAGGTGAAACTCCTCGAAATCATCAAAACCCAGATAGAAACGGCCATGCTCAACGCCCGGCACGTAGAGGCGCTCAAGTATTCCGAGGAGCGCTACCAGACACTGACCGAAGTGTCGCCGCTCGGTATATTCCAGACCGACGCAAAGGGCAAGGTCATATACGTCAACCAGAGCTTCTGCGACATTACGGGCATGAGCAGAGCCGAGATCTACGGCAGCAGCAGGCCGACGTGGCTGCATCCCGACGACCGGGAAAGCGTATTGCGGTTATGGAAGGAAACCTCCAGTGCGGGAAAGGAATTCAAATCGGAGTACCGCTACAGGAAGACCGACGGCTCCGCCGTCTGGGCCGCCGTGCAGGCCCAGCCGCTCAAGAGCGGCGACGGCAGGATAGACGGATACGTCGGCACGGTCTCGGACATAACCGAGCGGAAGCTGTCGGAGGAGAAGATACGCTTTCAGGCCTCGCTCCTCGACCAGGTGAGGAATACCGTTATAGCGACGGACCTCGACGGCGAGATAATATACTGGAACAAGTTCGCCGAGGAGCTCATACACTGGAAGGAGGACGAAGTGCTCGGCCGACATATAAGGGAAATATCCCTCCCCCGCCTGGACGACGAAAATGCCTGGGATATCATGAGGCGTCTCAGGACGACCGGACATTGGGAAGGCGAGCTGGTTACGAAGAGGAAGGACGGGACGACGTTCCCGACGCACGTAGTAAGCACGGAGATAAAAAACGACAGCGGCGAGGTAATCGGCTACGTCGGAGTCGGCACGGACATAACCGAAAAGAAGAGCCTCGAAGCGATGCTCCTGCGGACGCAGAGGCTCGAAAGCATAGGCATGCTCGCCGGGGGAATAGCGCACGACCTCAACAACATCCTCCAGCCGATACTGATGTCCATAGGCCTTCTTAAATCGGGGAAAAGCGAGGCGGCGAACGAAAGAACACTGGACGTTCTGGAAGCGAACGCGCGGCGCGGGGCCGACCTCATCCGACAGGTGCTCTCTTTCGCCAGGGGCATACACTCCGAGAAGCAGACCATCATAATGAAATGCCTCCTGGACGATATCGCGTCGATAATACACGAGACGTTCCAGAAGAATATAGAAGTGTCGCTGAGCTCGCCCCAGGACCTGTGGAATATCTCGGGGAATTATACGCAGATGCATCAGGTGGCACTCAACATCTGCCTGAATGCGAGGGACGCCATGCCCGAGGGGGGGCGGCTTTCGCTGACAGCGGAGAACGTGCGCAGAAAAGGCGGCCCGGACGACAGGATGCACGGGCTCCCGCCCGGGAATTACGTCCTCTTAAAGATAGAAGATACGGGGTGCGGAATCGAGCCGCAGATAATCGACAAGATATTCGACCCGTTCTTTACGACGAAGGAGCCCGACAAGGGGACCGGGCTCGGCCTTGCGACGGCGTACGGGATAGTGAACGAGCACGGCGGGGCCATTCACGTCGAGAGCGTGCCCGGGAAGGGAAGCGCGTTTTACGTCTACCTGCCCGCGATCGAGCCTGACGGCAGGGAGTCCGAGGACGCTCGTCCCGAGCATGATTCCATCACCGGCAGGGGCGAGACCGTCCTGGTGGTGGACGACGAGAAGGCCATTCTCGACATCACGAGCTCGGTGCTGGAGGAGTTCGGCTACGACGTCCTCACGGCGGAGGACGGGAGGAAGGCCCTCGAAATCGTGGACGGCGGGCAGAAGCACATCGACGCCGCCATAGTGGACATGATGATGCCCGTCATGAACGGGACCCAGGTCGTGAAGGCTCTGAAGGAGAGGCTCCCCGGTTTGAAGATCATTTCCGTCAGCGGCTACCAGAAGGAGCACGAGCTCATAAGTGTCGAGGACAACCTCATCGATGCGTTTTTACCGAAGCCTTTCAGCGCCGAGACGCTGCTGAGGACGCTGTCCGGGGTTATGGGAAGGAATGTGTAG